From the genome of Duffyella gerundensis, one region includes:
- a CDS encoding very short patch repair endonuclease, translated as MADVHSAATRSKNMRAIRTQDTAIELRVAALLEQRGFIFHAQDKTLPGKPDFVVPEHQAILLVHGCFWHHHHCYLFKTPATRTQFWLDKIDGNVTRDARDRQALREQGWKVLVVWECALRGKFRLDDQAIGDRLEEWLFTIDGAAEIDYQGIHLLKPANPA; from the coding sequence ATGGCCGACGTACATTCTGCTGCCACACGCAGCAAAAACATGCGCGCAATTCGTACGCAGGATACCGCCATTGAACTGCGGGTGGCGGCGCTACTGGAACAACGCGGCTTTATCTTTCACGCGCAGGATAAAACTCTGCCCGGCAAGCCCGACTTTGTGGTGCCGGAACATCAGGCGATCCTGTTGGTGCACGGCTGTTTCTGGCATCACCATCACTGCTACCTGTTTAAGACGCCAGCCACGCGCACGCAGTTCTGGCTGGATAAGATCGACGGCAACGTGACCCGTGACGCGCGTGACCGCCAGGCGTTACGAGAGCAGGGCTGGAAGGTGCTGGTGGTGTGGGAGTGCGCGCTACGCGGCAAGTTCAGGCTGGACGATCAGGCGATCGGCGATCGGCTGGAAGAGTGGCTGTTTACCATTGACGGCGCTGCGGAGATAGATTACCAGGGCATTCATCTGCTTAAGCCAGCTAACCCGGCGTAA
- the dsrB gene encoding protein DsrB produces MKVNDRVSVKTDGGPRRKGTVLAVEDFNEGTMYLVALEDYPLGIWFFNEVGHADGIFVEPLDQPA; encoded by the coding sequence ATGAAGGTAAACGATCGCGTTTCTGTTAAAACCGATGGCGGCCCGCGCCGCAAAGGCACCGTGTTAGCGGTAGAAGATTTTAACGAAGGCACCATGTATCTGGTGGCGCTTGAGGATTATCCGTTGGGGATTTGGTTCTTCAACGAAGTGGGGCACGCTGACGGCATCTTTGTTGAGCCGCTCGATCAGCCCGCCTGA
- a CDS encoding YqaE/Pmp3 family membrane protein: MDLLRIIIAIILPPLGVFMQVGFAGAFWLNILLTLLGYIPGIIHAIWIIARR, encoded by the coding sequence ATGGATCTGTTACGCATTATTATTGCGATTATTCTGCCGCCGCTGGGTGTTTTTATGCAGGTGGGTTTCGCCGGGGCGTTCTGGCTCAATATTTTGCTGACGCTGTTAGGGTATATTCCGGGCATTATTCATGCCATCTGGATTATTGCCCGTCGCTAA
- a CDS encoding LexA family protein, which yields MTYDLASPDAFAQRLQQACDKKGLESHGRGVAIARALSVTPRAVGKWLNAESVPRGAKMEQLAQFLDVPREWLQLGYVWDNNVQPTSQPQGYNSYPLISWVSAGLWSEAFEPWPHTEVDRWPSTTRHVSENSFWLEVKGDSMTAQVGLSIPEGMMILVDPEVAATSGKLVIAKLTDANEATFKRYVEDGGHKYLKPLNPDYKMQEIHDDCRIIGVVVEAKWENLG from the coding sequence ATGACTTACGATCTCGCCTCACCAGATGCTTTTGCCCAACGTTTACAACAAGCCTGCGATAAGAAAGGGCTGGAAAGTCATGGCCGCGGCGTCGCCATTGCGCGCGCGCTGTCGGTGACGCCCCGCGCGGTCGGAAAATGGCTGAACGCCGAGTCGGTGCCGCGTGGCGCTAAAATGGAACAGCTGGCGCAGTTTTTGGACGTGCCCCGTGAATGGCTGCAGCTCGGCTACGTCTGGGACAACAACGTGCAGCCCACTTCGCAGCCGCAGGGGTATAACAGCTATCCGCTCATTAGCTGGGTTAGTGCCGGTTTATGGAGCGAAGCGTTTGAGCCCTGGCCGCACACGGAAGTTGATCGCTGGCCCTCCACCACGCGTCACGTTAGCGAGAATAGCTTCTGGCTGGAGGTCAAAGGGGATTCAATGACCGCTCAGGTGGGCCTGAGCATTCCTGAAGGCATGATGATTCTGGTCGATCCTGAAGTCGCAGCCACCTCCGGCAAGCTGGTGATCGCCAAACTCACCGATGCCAACGAAGCGACCTTCAAACGCTATGTTGAAGATGGCGGCCACAAATACCTCAAGCCGTTAAATCCCGACTATAAAATGCAGGAGATTCATGACGATTGCCGCATTATCGGCGTGGTGGTGGAAGCGAAATGGGAGAATTTAGGTTAG
- a CDS encoding mannosyl-3-phosphoglycerate phosphatase-related protein: protein MLSLQDSLLVITDLDGSLLDHHTYSWQAAEAWLARLEEHEVPLVICSSKTAAEIVPLQKQLGIEGTPFIAENGARIHLTDQAGEPMVNGDARDYSDIVESLRRLEHQFRFTGFADFSDKEISDITGLTLRDAQLARIREASEALVWRDNEEQFDRFREALAADGLSLTQGGRFWHVMATGSGKGAAVNWLLDQLPQRPVTLGLGDGPNDAPMLDVVDYAVVIKGYSKNPVVLQRTDEQRVYHTAHHGPQGWSEGLDYFITQP from the coding sequence ATGTTGTCATTACAGGATTCACTGTTGGTCATCACCGATCTCGACGGTTCGCTGCTCGATCATCACACCTACAGCTGGCAGGCGGCCGAAGCCTGGCTGGCACGGCTGGAGGAACATGAGGTGCCGCTGGTGATCTGCTCAAGCAAAACCGCAGCGGAGATTGTGCCCCTACAGAAACAGCTGGGCATTGAGGGCACGCCCTTTATTGCCGAAAACGGCGCGCGCATTCATTTGACTGACCAGGCGGGCGAACCGATGGTCAATGGCGATGCCCGTGACTACAGCGATATCGTTGAGTCGCTGCGCCGTCTGGAGCACCAGTTTCGCTTCACCGGCTTTGCCGATTTCAGCGACAAAGAGATCTCTGACATCACCGGCCTGACGCTGCGCGATGCCCAGCTGGCGCGTATCCGCGAAGCCTCTGAGGCGCTGGTGTGGCGCGACAACGAAGAGCAGTTTGATCGTTTCCGCGAGGCGCTGGCCGCCGATGGACTGTCGCTGACCCAGGGCGGCCGCTTCTGGCACGTGATGGCGACCGGTAGCGGCAAAGGCGCGGCGGTAAACTGGCTGCTCGATCAGCTGCCGCAACGGCCGGTCACGCTGGGCCTCGGCGATGGTCCCAACGACGCGCCGATGCTCGACGTGGTCGATTATGCCGTGGTGATCAAAGGCTACAGTAAAAACCCGGTTGTGCTACAGCGCACCGATGAACAACGCGTTTACCACACCGCTCATCATGGCCCACAGGGCTGGAGTGAAGGTCTGGACTACTTTATTACTCAGCCGTAA
- a CDS encoding DUF808 domain-containing protein, which produces MAASSLLTLLDDIATLLDDISVMGKIAAKKTAGVLGDDLSLNAQQVTGFKANRELPVVWGVAKGSFLNKLILVPLALVISAFAPWAITPLLMIGGAYLCYEGVEKVMHSFHKDKSQESADARQQRLQKEIEKDPAAYEKKKIKGAVRTDFILSAEIVAITLGIVSEAPLLNQVIVLAGIAILVTIGVYGIVAGIVKLDDLGLWLRKKSSSVAQGIGSALLFAAPWLMKILTVVGTLAMFLVGGGIVVHGIAKLHHWIEAMSHGYGGLVAMLISNGANLVIGFIIGSIVLLVVNLIAKLRGKSV; this is translated from the coding sequence TTGGCCGCGAGCAGCTTACTGACGTTATTAGATGATATTGCCACCCTGCTGGATGATATTTCCGTAATGGGAAAAATAGCGGCGAAGAAAACCGCAGGAGTATTGGGGGACGACTTATCGCTTAATGCGCAGCAGGTCACCGGCTTTAAAGCCAACCGTGAATTGCCCGTGGTCTGGGGCGTCGCAAAAGGGTCTTTTCTCAACAAGCTGATTCTGGTGCCGCTGGCGCTGGTGATCAGTGCCTTTGCGCCCTGGGCGATTACGCCCTTGCTGATGATTGGCGGCGCCTACCTCTGTTATGAGGGGGTTGAGAAGGTGATGCACAGCTTCCATAAGGACAAGTCGCAGGAGAGCGCCGATGCGCGCCAGCAGCGGCTGCAAAAGGAGATTGAAAAAGATCCTGCCGCCTACGAAAAGAAAAAGATCAAAGGCGCGGTTCGCACCGACTTTATTCTTTCGGCGGAGATCGTCGCCATTACACTGGGCATCGTCTCGGAAGCACCGCTGCTGAATCAGGTGATTGTGCTGGCCGGCATCGCGATTCTGGTCACTATCGGCGTCTACGGCATCGTAGCCGGTATCGTGAAGCTTGATGATCTCGGCCTGTGGCTGCGTAAGAAGTCATCGTCGGTGGCACAGGGCATCGGTAGCGCACTGCTGTTTGCTGCGCCCTGGCTGATGAAAATTCTCACCGTGGTCGGTACGCTGGCGATGTTTTTGGTCGGCGGCGGCATTGTGGTGCACGGCATCGCAAAATTGCACCACTGGATTGAGGCGATGAGCCACGGCTACGGCGGGCTGGTTGCCATGCTGATCAGCAACGGCGCTAACCTGGTGATCGGCTTTATTATTGGTTCCATCGTGCTGTTGGTGGTAAATCTGATTGCGAAGCTACGGGGTAAATCAGTATAA
- a CDS encoding YodC family protein: MYLAIGDEVRKEENGPLMIVTGYASGMVECCWHDGYALQREAFRKDELVLAAAMPTSLAS; the protein is encoded by the coding sequence ATGTATCTGGCAATTGGCGATGAAGTGCGTAAAGAGGAAAATGGCCCGCTCATGATCGTGACCGGCTACGCCAGCGGCATGGTAGAGTGCTGCTGGCATGACGGCTATGCGCTGCAACGCGAAGCGTTTCGCAAGGATGAGCTGGTTCTGGCTGCGGCCATGCCAACATCGCTGGCCAGTTAA
- a CDS encoding glycosyl transferase — translation MSDFFQNGVITNFHNLTGRPVEDLEKDLVSFSSKRTMGLMLPSLFSELEGPALNHIVDELAKVPYLEEIVIGLDRADRDQFLFARDFFSRLPQRHRILWNDGPRLKAIDAELDKEGLSPTQPGKGRNVWFCTGYTLASDRSDCVALHDCDIVTYERGMLARLLYPLANPSFQYEFCKGFYARVSDNKLNGRVGRLLVGPLLRSLQQVYGHSEYLDYLTSFRYPLSGEFAMRSHVLNGIKIPGDWGLEIGVLSEIYRNYTTRQSCQVEIAHNYDHKHQPLSEEDGTGGLRRMSGDIVQSLLRKMATMGVHLSSDSFRVLKATYYRNALDMMEIYNHEATMNGLKFDQHSEEAAVEMFTQAILEAGQAFMERPNDKPFIPSWSRVQSAFPDILQRIYQAVEEDNEGNV, via the coding sequence ATGAGTGATTTTTTCCAGAATGGCGTTATCACTAACTTCCATAATTTAACCGGTCGCCCCGTTGAGGATTTAGAAAAAGATCTGGTCAGTTTTTCCAGTAAACGCACCATGGGATTGATGTTGCCTTCGCTGTTCTCCGAGCTGGAAGGCCCGGCGCTAAATCATATCGTTGATGAACTGGCGAAAGTGCCCTACCTGGAAGAGATCGTGATCGGCCTCGATCGTGCCGATCGCGATCAGTTTCTGTTTGCCCGCGACTTTTTTTCCCGCCTGCCGCAGCGCCACCGTATTTTATGGAACGATGGTCCGCGCCTGAAGGCGATTGACGCTGAGCTGGATAAAGAAGGCCTGTCGCCCACCCAACCGGGCAAAGGCCGCAACGTCTGGTTCTGCACCGGCTATACGCTGGCGTCCGATCGTTCCGACTGCGTGGCGCTGCACGATTGCGACATCGTCACCTATGAACGCGGTATGCTGGCGCGCCTGCTCTATCCACTGGCCAATCCGTCCTTTCAGTATGAGTTCTGCAAAGGCTTTTACGCACGCGTGTCCGATAACAAGCTGAATGGCCGCGTTGGTCGTCTGCTGGTTGGTCCGCTGCTGCGCTCACTGCAACAGGTCTACGGTCATTCGGAATATCTCGATTACCTCACCAGCTTCCGTTATCCACTGTCAGGAGAATTTGCCATGCGCAGCCACGTGCTGAACGGCATTAAGATTCCGGGCGACTGGGGGCTGGAGATTGGCGTGCTGTCGGAGATTTACCGTAATTACACCACCCGCCAGAGCTGTCAGGTTGAGATCGCCCACAATTACGACCATAAGCATCAGCCGCTGTCGGAAGAGGATGGCACCGGCGGCCTGCGCCGTATGAGCGGCGATATCGTGCAGTCGCTGCTGCGCAAAATGGCGACCATGGGCGTGCATCTCTCCAGCGATTCTTTCCGCGTACTGAAAGCAACCTACTACCGTAACGCGCTGGATATGATGGAAATCTATAATCATGAAGCGACGATGAACGGACTGAAGTTCGATCAGCACAGCGAAGAAGCCGCGGTGGAGATGTTTACCCAGGCGATTCTGGAAGCGGGTCAGGCGTTTATGGAGCGGCCCAACGACAAGCCGTTTATTCCCAGCTGGAGTCGCGTGCAGTCGGCGTTCCCGGATATTTTGCAGCGGATTTATCAGGCGGTAGAAGAGGATAACGAAGGCAACGTGTAA
- the rcsA gene encoding transcriptional regulator RcsA has protein sequence MPTIIMDSCNYTRLGLMDYMSVKGVKKKNIYSVADIEQLHTKCQQLQPGVVFINEDCFIHETDASERIRNIINQHPETLFFIFMAISNIHFEEYLYVRKNLIITSKSVKTSTLDSLLSTYLQKKINASPRISAGLDIHPLTLSQTESNMLKMWMSGHDTIQISDKMQIKAKTVSSHKGNIKRKIKTHNKQVIYHVVRLTDNVTSGIYVNIR, from the coding sequence ATGCCAACGATTATTATGGATTCATGCAACTACACACGACTGGGTTTAATGGACTACATGTCAGTGAAGGGAGTCAAAAAGAAAAATATTTATTCCGTTGCAGATATTGAACAACTACACACAAAATGCCAACAACTTCAGCCAGGCGTTGTATTTATCAACGAAGACTGCTTCATTCATGAAACAGACGCCAGCGAACGCATTAGAAATATAATTAATCAGCACCCTGAAACACTCTTTTTTATTTTTATGGCGATTTCAAACATCCATTTTGAGGAATATCTCTACGTTCGTAAGAACCTGATTATTACGTCAAAGTCGGTCAAGACGTCGACACTGGATTCGCTGCTGAGTACCTATTTGCAAAAGAAAATTAATGCATCGCCACGGATTTCTGCCGGGCTCGACATTCATCCACTGACCTTAAGTCAGACTGAATCAAATATGTTGAAGATGTGGATGTCCGGGCACGATACCATTCAGATTTCCGACAAGATGCAAATAAAGGCTAAGACGGTTTCCTCTCATAAAGGAAATATTAAGCGTAAAATTAAAACCCATAATAAGCAGGTTATTTATCATGTGGTGCGCTTAACTGACAACGTCACCTCCGGGATTTACGTCAACATCCGCTGA
- a CDS encoding DUF2525 domain-containing protein produces MTTEQERDETAQREVDVDALLQAIQRHTSGDMQEFMQATSAPRESSCRQLADAFELDIHDCRCTESDR; encoded by the coding sequence ATGACAACAGAGCAGGAACGGGATGAAACGGCGCAGCGTGAAGTCGATGTTGACGCGCTGCTGCAGGCTATTCAGCGGCATACATCGGGCGATATGCAGGAATTTATGCAGGCCACCAGCGCGCCGCGTGAGAGCAGCTGTCGCCAACTCGCCGATGCGTTTGAACTCGATATTCACGACTGCCGTTGCACCGAGAGCGATCGCTGA
- a CDS encoding methyl-accepting chemotaxis protein, translating into MNNTSSTAAPGSVGFWQNVRLMPLFATIFTGILLLFALSIGLASWFLNKSNDYLAQSNQEIQIRMGISNSSNHLRTARLNIIHAGAAARIGEMDEFRANVAKTEKRIQQAQEGFNIYYNRPNKKPEGIALDKPLKEHFDAYVNQGLLPMVKSAKDGSFEGVIAQETDVTRKLDDAYNDVLLQAIKLRTQRADAIKTNAAQQSALGYSFMAGAFILALVLVLMTFVALRRIVISPLRLSVDRIERIAQGDLTQPEQQWGRNEIGSLGHNLQLMQQSLVKTVGTVREGAMAIFQGSGEISAGNTDLSSRTEQQAAALEQTAASMEQLTATVKQNAENAHHASQLAADASGKARNGGDIVSGVVNTMNNISSSSKKIAEITTVINSIAFQTNILALNAAVEAARAGEQGRGFAVVASEVRNLAQRSAQAAKEIEGLIAESVDLIGKGSNQASHAGNTMTDIVDAVRRVTDIMAEIAAASDEQSRGIQQVSQAVTEMDNVTQQNAALVEEASAAASSLEDQAGKLTQAVATFRVTAQEAPQSLAGSAPLKKPQLSPRPALAADGGNWETF; encoded by the coding sequence ATGAACAACACATCGTCTACTGCCGCGCCCGGCAGCGTGGGTTTCTGGCAAAATGTGCGGCTGATGCCGCTGTTCGCCACGATTTTCACCGGCATTTTATTATTGTTCGCGCTATCAATTGGCCTGGCGAGCTGGTTTCTGAATAAAAGTAACGATTATCTGGCGCAGTCTAACCAGGAAATTCAGATTCGCATGGGCATTTCCAACAGCTCAAACCACCTGCGTACCGCGCGTCTGAATATTATTCATGCCGGTGCCGCGGCGCGTATCGGGGAAATGGATGAGTTTCGCGCTAACGTGGCTAAGACGGAAAAACGCATTCAGCAGGCACAGGAAGGTTTTAATATCTATTACAACCGCCCGAATAAAAAACCGGAAGGCATTGCGCTGGATAAGCCGTTAAAAGAACATTTTGACGCCTACGTTAATCAGGGCTTATTGCCGATGGTGAAATCAGCCAAAGATGGCAGTTTTGAAGGGGTTATTGCTCAGGAAACTGACGTAACCCGCAAGCTGGATGACGCTTATAACGACGTGCTGTTACAGGCCATTAAGCTGCGTACTCAGCGTGCCGACGCGATTAAAACCAACGCCGCGCAGCAGAGCGCGCTGGGTTACAGCTTTATGGCCGGTGCCTTTATTCTGGCGCTGGTATTGGTGCTGATGACCTTTGTGGCCCTGCGCCGCATTGTTATTTCGCCGTTACGCCTGTCAGTGGATCGCATTGAACGTATTGCGCAGGGCGACTTAACCCAGCCGGAACAGCAGTGGGGACGCAACGAAATTGGTTCGCTGGGCCACAATCTGCAATTAATGCAGCAGTCGCTGGTGAAAACCGTGGGCACGGTGCGCGAAGGCGCAATGGCCATCTTCCAGGGTTCCGGTGAAATCTCAGCGGGCAACACCGATCTCTCTTCCCGTACCGAGCAGCAGGCCGCCGCGCTGGAGCAGACCGCTGCCAGCATGGAGCAGCTGACCGCCACGGTGAAACAGAATGCGGAAAACGCCCATCACGCCAGCCAGCTGGCCGCCGATGCTTCCGGCAAGGCGCGTAACGGTGGTGATATCGTCAGCGGCGTGGTTAACACCATGAACAATATCTCCAGCAGCTCGAAGAAAATTGCTGAAATTACTACTGTGATCAACAGCATCGCTTTCCAGACCAATATTCTGGCGCTGAACGCCGCCGTGGAAGCAGCGCGTGCCGGTGAGCAGGGGCGTGGATTTGCCGTGGTCGCCAGCGAAGTACGTAATCTGGCGCAGCGCAGCGCCCAGGCAGCGAAAGAGATTGAAGGACTGATTGCGGAATCGGTAGATTTGATCGGCAAAGGCTCTAACCAGGCGAGCCACGCCGGTAACACCATGACCGATATCGTTGATGCGGTGCGTCGCGTTACCGACATCATGGCCGAGATTGCCGCCGCCTCCGACGAACAGAGTCGCGGCATTCAGCAGGTCAGCCAGGCGGTGACCGAGATGGACAACGTCACGCAGCAAAACGCCGCGCTGGTGGAAGAAGCCTCAGCCGCCGCCTCTTCGCTGGAAGATCAGGCAGGCAAACTGACCCAAGCGGTTGCCACCTTCCGCGTCACCGCGCAGGAAGCGCCGCAGTCGCTCGCTGGCAGCGCCCCACTGAAGAAGCCGCAGCTGTCGCCGCGTCCGGCGCTGGCCGCTGATGGCGGCAACTGGGAAACCTTCTGA